The genomic region CCCGACCAGCACGATCAGCCCCAGCGCTGCCGCCAGATGCACGGCGAAGCGCCACCGCACGCCCACACCGCTGCGATCATCCAGAAACGACACGACCGCCACCGGCACCGCCGCCGGCAGCACGCAGGCCGCAGCCGGCCCGAGCCAGCCGCCGACGGCGAGCAGCGGCAGTGCCGCCCCGACGCCGGCGAGCAGCGCGATGCCGCCGCTGCGCGGCGTCGGACGCGTATGCAGCGAACGGGCGTTCGGCAGATCGAGCAGATGCAGGTTCGAATCGGGATCGCAGAAGCGACGGGTCAGCAGCGCCGACACGAAGGCTGCGACCAGGAATGCAAGGAGGATCAACGCCTGGGTACCTGTCCGGAGCCAGGCAGGCAAAACGCCACGGCCCGGCAAGCGTGGCAGTTTAGCGTGTCGGCTTTGTGCATCTGCAACAATCGCTGCTTGCGACGACGCACCCGGCTCAGGCCCGGCACATCCGCTGCAGGCCTTCGGCGAGCGACACCTGCGGCCGC from Bacteroidota bacterium harbors:
- a CDS encoding glycosyl transferase — encoded protein: MILLAFLVAAFVSALLTRRFCDPDSNLHLLDLPNARSLHTRPTPRSGGIALLAGVGAALPLLAVGGWLGPAAACVLPAAVPVAVVSFLDDRSGVGVRWRFAVHLAAALGLIVLVG